The sequence CACGCAGACAAACCGGCCATTTGAAATACCAAGCCCGACAGAATAGTGCCAATCAGACGGCCCATCGCATTCGCCATGTAGTAAAAACCGACGTCAAGCGACACACCATCGCCCTTCGCATAACTGACAATCAAGTATGAGTGAAGTGATGAGTTCACCGCAAAGATGGCACCAAATACCATCAAACCACCGATGATAACCAGCTCGGGTTGCCACCCAATCTGTACCGCATAAGCAATGCCAGCGGTCACGATAGCCAATGCACCCGCCCACAATAACGCAGCATGACCATCAGGTACCTTACCTTGGGCTTTACCGGTAATCTTAGGTGCAATGCCCTGTACAAAGCCGTAAGCGATGGTCCAAGCCGCTAAGAAGCCACCAACCCATGAGTGGTCCCAACCAAACACACTGCCTAGATAAATCGGCAGAGCAATCACAAACCACACGTCACGAGCACCAAATAGGAACATACGCGCTGCCGATAAGATGTTGATGGATTCAGACTTAGAGAAAATCTGTTTGAACTTGGGTTTGGTTTTCGCTTTACCCATGTCCGCTTCTAAGCTCACTAAGCTGCCAATGAAGACCAATGTCAGAACAGCAGCCATCGCTAGCACTGCGTATTGGAAGCCAATCGTCGAAAGCAGCAAGCCACCAATAAAGAACCCGGCACCTTTAAGCGCATTCTTAGATCCGGTCAGAATCGCAATCCACTTATAAAGCGCGCCTTGCTGTTCATCCGGAACCAAGGTTTTGATTGAGCTCTTGGCACTCATCTTATTGAGGTCTTTAGCGATACCAGACAACGCCTGCGCAGCCATCACCCAAGGGATGGTCAACATTGCGCTTGGTACCGCGAGCATGCCCAAGGCGACAACTTGCATCCCCAAACCGATGTTCATGGTCTTATTGAGTCCAAGACGAGCCCCTAACCAACCACCGATGAGGTTAGTCACCACACCAAAGAATTCATAAAAAAGGAACAGTGAGGCGATCTCTAACGAACTGTAGCCAAGGTCATAGAAATACAAAACCACCAGCATACGAAGTGCACCATCAGTAATGGTGAAGTTCCAGTAGTTAAAAGTCACCAACATGTATTGGCGAACGCTCTTACTTAGATTTGAAAACATAACGCTATCTCTGCAATCTAAACAAAAAGAGCTTTTAGATCATAGGTGTCCAAAAGCTCTAATTCTTACTTTCCACTTAACTTATACTCAAAATAATTGGAGTTGCAGCTAGGCAACAAGCAAGTTCAGCCCTATGAGCATAGGTGTTCTATGTGATTAGGGTGAACTTGCGCAGTTAACAACTCTGCAGGTTCAAGTATGAAGAGCTACGCAGAAGCTACGCCGTTGATATACTCAACCTGAATCGGTTTAGTAAAAGCACCTGGACGAAGCGCCTGAACTTCTTGAACAATCTTGCTCAGATCCCAACTCTTCTCTAACAGTAGGTGTGCAGCCAATAAACCAGTGCGACCAGAGCCGCCCATGCAGTGCATTGCTACCTTACCACCGTTATCCACGACTTGGTGTAGTGCAGGGCTCGCTGCTTGCCATTTCGCAGCAAAATCAGCACCCGGTGCACAATCGTCTTCGATTTCGATCTGGAACCATTGCATGCCTAGTGCTTGCGCTCTCTCGCCTAACTCAGAAACGTTCTTGCTTGCCAGTTCTTCACTGTCTAAAGCCGTCACAATCGCTTCAACGCCTTGCTCTTTTAGCTGAGCCAGTGATGCATCAAGCGTTGCTTCTTTTGTACCTGGGCATGGAGTCAGGATTAGCGCACCTTGCTCTAGGTCTAGTTGCCATGTTGGATGTGTCATTATGTATTCTCCAGATTCTACTATTTCTTTAATACGCAGGCTTATGCCAAACCAACTGTACGTACTAGCTCTGCTGTACGTGTCGCGTAGCCCATCTCGTTGTCGTACCAAGCGTAGATCTTAACCATGCGCTTACCTACCAACATGGTTGATAGTGCATCTACGATAGTTGAACGTTGGTCGCCTTTGTAATCGATAGAAACCAGTGGACGCTCTTCAAAGCCAAGAATGCCTTTTAGTTCATTCTGAGAAGCTTCTTTCAGCATCGCGTTAACTTCTTCTACCGTGGTGTCTTGCTTCACTTCGAAGATGATGTCAGTCAGAGAAGCGTTCGCTAGAGGTACACGAACTGCGTGGCCATTGATGCGGTTTTCAAGCTCTGGGAAGATCTCAACAATCGCTTTAGCGCTGCCCGTTGTTGTCGGGATAAGGCTCATGCCACATGCACGTGCACGGCGTAAGTCTTTATGGGGCGCATCAAGAATAGTTTGCGTGTTAGTTAGATCGTGAATAGTGGTGAAGGCTGCATTTTCGATACCCAGCTTCTCGTTGATCACTTTGACCACTGGCGCGAGACAGTTGGTTGTACAAGACGCTGCCGTTACGATTTTGTGTACAGCTGGGTCGAAGATATTGTCGTTCACACCGACAACGATGTTTGCAATGCCTTCTTCTTTCACTGGCGCCGATACCACAACTCGCTTCACGCCTTGCTCAAGGTATTTGTTCAGGAAAGATGTCTTACGGTGAACACCCGTAGCTTCGATAACCACATCACAACCAGACCAATCGATCGCGTCGATGTCGCGCTCTTTGGTGGTTTTGATGCGTTGACCGTTGATTATCATCTCATCGCCTTCAACAGACACTTCGTGATTCCAACGACCTTGAACTGAATCGAACTCGAGAAGGTGAGCCAATGTCGCTGTATCGCCAGCCACATCGTTAATTTGAACAAATTCTAGCTCAGCCCAATCGAATGCGGCGCGAAGTGCTAGACGGCCGATACGGCCAAAACCATTAATACCTACTTTCACTGTCATCGTATTTTCTCTCAGTTAATTGCCTCATATTTGAAGCCGCTGCGTTGTTGACTACGTTCACTTACCCTAATCACATAGAACCACTATGCTCATAGGGATAAGTTCACTTGTCGCCTAGCTGCAACTCCAACTATTTCGGCAATAAGTTTTAATGTATTTAAACGCAACATTGAGGGCGTGAAGTTATTGCTTCTAAACGCTCAATATCTTGTTGGTATTCAGTTTTCAAACAGTTCGATGCGATAAGGTCATCAATTAACTTTAGCATCCAACCCGGTAAATCTTGTGACAGGCGGTAGAACACCCACTGTCCTTGGCGAACATCCGTCAAAATGCCATTTGAGCGCAACTGCGCTAGGTGACGGGAAACCTTTGGCTGACTTTCTTGCAATGCCTGAGTAAGTTCACCAACAGACAAGCACTCATTGCGCACTATCAACATTAAGCAACGCACTCGCGTTTCATCAGACAGTAATTTAAAAAATTGGTGAGGAAGCATAACTACATACTCATATATGGATATGCGTATATATTAACTATAAAAAAACGCACGTCAAGGCGTGCGTTTTAATTGTCATAAAAGTTTAACGAAGAAAAATCAGAGCTGGTTGGTTACGTTATGACTCCAACGTTGAGCTTCAGTGAGCTCGGTTTTAACCTGTTCAACATTCAGTCCCAAATGAGCACAGTGCTTATCAATCTGTTGCCAATCCGCATGTTCAAAGCTCTCTTCAAGTGCTAAAAGCGTTCCATATGGCCCTTCTCTGCGTAACAAAGCGACCTTGATGGTTTTAGATAATGGGAGTTGTTCAACAAGATTTTCTAGCGATAAATCTAACAAAGCATCGAGTGACGAAAACAAGCCAATCATAAAGGCTTGTTCAGCATGCCCTGAAAACGGCTGATAGCGAGACATACGCTGACAGAACTGAGCTCGCTGAAGCGATAAGCTGTATAACTCTTTCGGTTTCTTATCTGACACATAAGAAGCCACCGCCAGCGAAACAAACATTTTGAGTTTTTCTTGCCCTAGATAAACCAAGGCCTGACGGAAAGAAGAAATTGTCACCTCAAGACGTGGCGACATGGAATTTACGAAGCGTAGAAGCTTGTATGACAACGCCACATCTTTGGCCACAATATTTTCAACTCGTTGAAAATCGACATTGGCTTTACACACTTCTTGAAATAGCTCCATAGCAATCACCTGCTCTGGGCTAATGTACTTGGTTTTGACTATCTCTGGCTTACTGAAAAAGTAACCCTGAAAAAATCGAAAACCCGCTTCTTTGGCTTGTTGGAATTCTTGTTCGGTTTCGACTCGCTCAGCAAGGAAGCTAAACTTCTGACCTTGGTGAGCCCTAACTAACTCACACGCTTCATCCAAGCCCATTTGCATAATATCGAGCTTCACAATATGCGTGTATTTTAGGAAACGTTCCCATTCTGGCGTCGAAGTAAAATCATCTAGGGCAATCATGTAGCCCGCTTGGTAAAGTTCTTTAACGGCTTCTAATAACTGGTCGGTCGGTTGGCAGGTTTCAAGGATTTCAACCACGACCTTGTCTTTAGGCAAGCTCAAAGGCAACCGACGGATCAGGCTTTGATACGGGAAGTTAATAAAACAACGTGAAGATGGGATCGAAGGGTTAAGCCCAACCGATAAGAAGTTCTCAACAATCAGACGATACGTTGCTCGATTAGACTCAATATGCGCAGGATAGGCATTCCTTTCTCCGTCGCGAAACAACAGCTCATAACCAAGCGTGTTCTTCTTGCGATTTAAGATAGGTTGTCTAGCAACGTAGGTAGCGGTCATTTATTGATAACTCTATTGGTTTAACGATAACTCTATTGCCTAAACTAAGCTTTCGCGGCAGCCAGCAAAGCCCCGCAGCCCATGAACATACCACCAAATATTTTATTTATCTTACCCATTACGCGATCAGAACGAATAAAACGTCCCATTTGTGAAGCTAATGAGGTGTAACCCAACATAACCACGCTATCAATGAATACCGTCGTTACACCAAGCACTAATAGCTGTGGAGCCTGAGGCTGTGTCGGATCGATAAATTGAGGAAAAAGAGCCACCAAAAACACGATAGATTTCGGGTTAGTGAGATTAATCAGCACCGCATTTCTCAACAATCTTCCGCTCGATAATATTGTGCTCTCTTCTGAAGCCACCAAGCTAGAGTTATCACGCCACTTTTGAATACCCAACCACAAAAGATAAGCCACACCGACCCATTTGATGATAGTGAACGCCAACGCGGATTGAGCGACTAGTGCACCAATGCCCGCTCCCACCAGAATGATGTGGAATGCTAGACCAAGCTGTAAGCCTGCGATCGACGCGAGTGATTTCTTGGTGCCATAACTTAGCCCATTGCTGATTGAATTAACGGTACCAGAGCCCGGAGCCAAACTAAACAAAATCGCCGTGACGACATAAGCAAGCCAAACATGAGTATCCATTTGCATTTCCTTACTAGTTCTTTAATCTAACAACATTAGTAGCGATAACGCTCTCACATGCATCAGTTCAGGTAATTTCCCATGGAAAACCACAGTGCCGCCCCGTTTTCGTACACGCAAGAACCTGAGTTCGAGCAAGCGATTAAACACCCGATCCCTGCCCTTTGGCAACAACGAAAAGATGGGTATGTCACATCATCTGGTAAAAAGAAGCTGTACTGGTGTAGCCTAACCTCACCGACGCACACCAAAGCCATTGTAATTTCAAATGGTCGCATCGAGTGTTGCTTGAAATACCAAGAACTCTTTTATGATTTCTATCAACAAGGCTATGACGTTTATTCATTTGACCACCAAGGTCAAGGCCAGTCGGAACGTATGGTAACAGACTCTGACATCGGTCACATTCATGAGTTTGATGATTATGCGTCAGATATGTCCGACATCATTGCCAGCTTTGACCTCAACCGATATTCCAATCGTTATCTGCTCGCTCACTCAATGGGCAGCACGATAGCCACTCGCTACCTGCAAACTCACCCAGACCACCCGTTTGACAAGGTCACGCTGTGCGCACCCATGTTTGGGATCAATACTGAATGGTACTTCAAGCCCATCGCGATGGTTGTTGGACAGGTACTCACGGCTTGTTATGCCAAGCCGACTTATGCCCCAGGGCAACAAGCGTATTACTCGAAGCCCTTCGAAAATAATTTATTAAGCCAAAGCAAGGTACGTTACCAATGGTTCCGCCGACTGTATGACGAGTCACCCTCTTTACAAGTGGGTGGACCAAGCACTCGCTGGGTTTGGCAAGGATTAATGGCAGCTAAGCAGGCAATTCAGCAGACTCGTCAAATCAAAATCCCTCTGCTATTGATTCAGGCTGGGGAAGAGAAGATTGTGAGTAACGATGCTCAAATGAAGTTCATCAATAAGCTGAAGAAAACCAACTCAGCCAGCCAGTTTATGGCCATTGAAGGCTCTAGACATGAGGTGTTGTTTGAAAAAGATGAATATCGCAATCAAACACTGGATGCCATTAATCAGTTTTTTGTTTAACGCTCGCACACCAATAGAAAGTAACGACTAATAAGATAAGCGCTAAAGAGGAAGAGAAGTAAGTGAGCTTTGCCCTCTTTTCTTGCATGAATTTGGCATACAATTTCTAGATAGAGATATTGTATTTCAAAGGGCACTGGCATTGGCTGGTGTCGATATTGGTTAAGCATTTTGCAATGAGGGTTAAATGACTATTCCTGCACTAAAAGATTCCGTGAAAATTGTTGCCTCTGATCTAGATGGTACGCTTTTGGCTCCCAACCATCAGTTAAGCGATTTTACCAAGCAAACACTCACGAAGTTACACGGACAAGGTTATACCTTTATCTTCGCAACAGGTCGTCACCATGTTGATGTTGCTGGTATTCGCAAGCAAACGGGTATTCCGGCTTACATGATCACCTCGAATGGTGCTCGCGTGCATGACCAAGACGACAATCTAATGTATGCCAAGAATATCCCTGCTGAATTAGTGCAAAGTGTTGTGGATGTGTTTAAGAAAGACCCAGAGATCTTCATCCATATCTATATGAACGATGAGTGGTTACTGAATCGTGATGACGAAACAATGAAGAAGTTTCACGATCAAACAGGCTTCACATACCGATTGTACGATGCAGATAACGCACCGAGTGAAGGCATTGCTAAAATCTTCTGTACTCACCCAAATAAATCACATGAACACCTTGTTCCATTTGAAGATGAGCTCAATGCTCTGTTTGGTGAAAAATTGAATGTCGCTTTCTCAACACCTTGGTGCTTGGAAGTGATGGCTGCAGAAGTGTCTAAAGGCGATGCGCTACAAGCCGTAGCTCAATCTATCGACCTTGAGCTAGAAAACTGCATTGCTTTTGGTGATGGCATGAACGATGTCGAACTACTATCAATGGCAGGTAAAGGCTTAGTGATGGGTACATCCCATGAAAAAGTACTTAAAGCGCTGCCTGATAATGAAGTGATTGGCAGCAACGCCGACGATGCAGTTGCGCACTACTTAGAAAAGCACCTGCTTTAATCTAGTCAAAAAAAATCTGAATAAATAAAAAGGCAGCCAGTGGCTGCCTTTTTTGAACCTTACGCTAAAAGCTTCCTCTAACGCTAACGAGAGCCGAGTACTTCTTTTCCTAAGATCGCCTGCCACTCCTGTTCGGTAACAGGCATGATGGATAAGCGATTGCCTCGTTTAACCAGCGGCATTTCGGTGAGCTCAGGCATAGCTTTAAGCGTTGCCAGAGGGATCAAGCGCTCAGTCACTCGCACAAACTCGACATCAACCATTATCCAGCGAGGGTTATCTGGCGAAGACTTGGCATCATAGTAATCACTCTCGGGATCGAATTGAAAATGGTCTGGGTAGGCTTCTCTGGTTACCTTTGCGATCCCTGCTACGCCAACTTTTTTGCATGATGAATGGTATATCATCACCAGATCGCCAAGCTTGACGTCATCACGCATCATGTTTCGAGCCTGATAGTTGCGTACACCCTCCCAACAAGAGGTTTTTTGCACTCTAAGAGTCTGAATAGAGAAGGTGTCGGGTTCTGTTTTAAATAACCAATATGCCATAATAAATCCAATTAACGGTTGCTCCGAGGAAGATATAACATGAAGGTAATGAAAAACCCAGTGACATGGCTAGTCGCATTCGCTTTACAAGGCTGTGTAACGGCACCAGATACGCCGCAACAACCTGAATTACCACCAGCAACCTTAGATGAACCACTGAGCATTCAACCGCAAACCTTCATCATGCGTGGTCAGGTTGTGGTTGGTCATGAAAGCCGAACTTTCACGCCTTGCGGCAGCCAACAACAATACTGGTTAGATTTATCACCCGAGTTAGCGCTAGAAGCACAAGGGTTGGCCACTAGACCTTATCAAGCCTTATACGGCGAGCTTATCGGCCATCTCACTGTGCCGAGCCAAACGGGATACAATGCCGATTTCACCGCACGCTTCGTAGTTGACCAAGTCAATGTGCTAACGGCAGAGAACCCTGATCGTTGTGACCAACCACTTCGCGCAACACGCGCTTTTGGTAATGAACCATACTGGTCAGCAACCTTCGATAAAGACCAACTCAAATACACTAAGATGGGCGAAGAACCTCAGCGCCTCAATATCGAATCTAGCCGCACCACACCAAGCACCCGCGACTACCAGCTTAAAGGTAACCAGGCTCAAGGTGAGTTAAATCTTAAGAAAGAGAGCTGCAGTGATGGCATGAGTGACTCTATCTATGGCTGGCACACCAAACTTAATCTCAATGACAGCAGCTACAATGGCTGTGCAATGGTGGCTAACCAAGACCCAACCCTCGACTGGAGTGGACTCTACTTCGCAAGCTCAACGCAGAACACTGGCTTCTCTATCAACCTAGAACTCAACGATGACCACAGCGCTATTACGACTTACTCGTACAGCAATGGCGATCCTTCTATTATTGAACAGGGCTTCTGGCAGCAACTTAACCAAAATCAGGTACAGGTTGTGATGACTCGCCACCAGCAACAGTACTTAATCTCTGAGCGCATCTTCACACTCGATAACGGCAAACTGGTCGCTGAGAAGGAAAAAGTGGGCAATGTTGTCTACCCTATTGCCAATGGCGGTCTAGTGCTATTTGAAGCCAAGAGTGAACAGGCACAAGTGAATACGACCACCAACGTTGATCTAACCGCAAAGCAGGTAAACTCCAGTGATCAACTTGA is a genomic window of Vibrio sp. FE10 containing:
- the arsJ gene encoding organoarsenical effux MFS transporter ArsJ, which gives rise to MFSNLSKSVRQYMLVTFNYWNFTITDGALRMLVVLYFYDLGYSSLEIASLFLFYEFFGVVTNLIGGWLGARLGLNKTMNIGLGMQVVALGMLAVPSAMLTIPWVMAAQALSGIAKDLNKMSAKSSIKTLVPDEQQGALYKWIAILTGSKNALKGAGFFIGGLLLSTIGFQYAVLAMAAVLTLVFIGSLVSLEADMGKAKTKPKFKQIFSKSESINILSAARMFLFGARDVWFVIALPIYLGSVFGWDHSWVGGFLAAWTIAYGFVQGIAPKITGKAQGKVPDGHAALLWAGALAIVTAGIAYAVQIGWQPELVIIGGLMVFGAIFAVNSSLHSYLIVSYAKGDGVSLDVGFYYMANAMGRLIGTILSGLVFQMAGLSACLWVSFAFLAITTVISLRLPKVPQASAA
- a CDS encoding cyclin-dependent kinase inhibitor 3 family protein, with the protein product MTHPTWQLDLEQGALILTPCPGTKEATLDASLAQLKEQGVEAIVTALDSEELASKNVSELGERAQALGMQWFQIEIEDDCAPGADFAAKWQAASPALHQVVDNGGKVAMHCMGGSGRTGLLAAHLLLEKSWDLSKIVQEVQALRPGAFTKPIQVEYINGVASA
- a CDS encoding ArsJ-associated glyceraldehyde-3-phosphate dehydrogenase, with amino-acid sequence MTVKVGINGFGRIGRLALRAAFDWAELEFVQINDVAGDTATLAHLLEFDSVQGRWNHEVSVEGDEMIINGQRIKTTKERDIDAIDWSGCDVVIEATGVHRKTSFLNKYLEQGVKRVVVSAPVKEEGIANIVVGVNDNIFDPAVHKIVTAASCTTNCLAPVVKVINEKLGIENAAFTTIHDLTNTQTILDAPHKDLRRARACGMSLIPTTTGSAKAIVEIFPELENRINGHAVRVPLANASLTDIIFEVKQDTTVEEVNAMLKEASQNELKGILGFEERPLVSIDYKGDQRSTIVDALSTMLVGKRMVKIYAWYDNEMGYATRTAELVRTVGLA
- a CDS encoding metalloregulator ArsR/SmtB family transcription factor; the protein is MLPHQFFKLLSDETRVRCLMLIVRNECLSVGELTQALQESQPKVSRHLAQLRSNGILTDVRQGQWVFYRLSQDLPGWMLKLIDDLIASNCLKTEYQQDIERLEAITSRPQCCV
- a CDS encoding EAL and HDOD domain-containing protein, whose amino-acid sequence is MTATYVARQPILNRKKNTLGYELLFRDGERNAYPAHIESNRATYRLIVENFLSVGLNPSIPSSRCFINFPYQSLIRRLPLSLPKDKVVVEILETCQPTDQLLEAVKELYQAGYMIALDDFTSTPEWERFLKYTHIVKLDIMQMGLDEACELVRAHQGQKFSFLAERVETEQEFQQAKEAGFRFFQGYFFSKPEIVKTKYISPEQVIAMELFQEVCKANVDFQRVENIVAKDVALSYKLLRFVNSMSPRLEVTISSFRQALVYLGQEKLKMFVSLAVASYVSDKKPKELYSLSLQRAQFCQRMSRYQPFSGHAEQAFMIGLFSSLDALLDLSLENLVEQLPLSKTIKVALLRREGPYGTLLALEESFEHADWQQIDKHCAHLGLNVEQVKTELTEAQRWSHNVTNQL
- the rhtB gene encoding homoserine/homoserine lactone efflux protein; protein product: MDTHVWLAYVVTAILFSLAPGSGTVNSISNGLSYGTKKSLASIAGLQLGLAFHIILVGAGIGALVAQSALAFTIIKWVGVAYLLWLGIQKWRDNSSLVASEESTILSSGRLLRNAVLINLTNPKSIVFLVALFPQFIDPTQPQAPQLLVLGVTTVFIDSVVMLGYTSLASQMGRFIRSDRVMGKINKIFGGMFMGCGALLAAAKA
- a CDS encoding alpha/beta fold hydrolase, giving the protein MENHSAAPFSYTQEPEFEQAIKHPIPALWQQRKDGYVTSSGKKKLYWCSLTSPTHTKAIVISNGRIECCLKYQELFYDFYQQGYDVYSFDHQGQGQSERMVTDSDIGHIHEFDDYASDMSDIIASFDLNRYSNRYLLAHSMGSTIATRYLQTHPDHPFDKVTLCAPMFGINTEWYFKPIAMVVGQVLTACYAKPTYAPGQQAYYSKPFENNLLSQSKVRYQWFRRLYDESPSLQVGGPSTRWVWQGLMAAKQAIQQTRQIKIPLLLIQAGEEKIVSNDAQMKFINKLKKTNSASQFMAIEGSRHEVLFEKDEYRNQTLDAINQFFV
- a CDS encoding Cof-type HAD-IIB family hydrolase, which encodes MTIPALKDSVKIVASDLDGTLLAPNHQLSDFTKQTLTKLHGQGYTFIFATGRHHVDVAGIRKQTGIPAYMITSNGARVHDQDDNLMYAKNIPAELVQSVVDVFKKDPEIFIHIYMNDEWLLNRDDETMKKFHDQTGFTYRLYDADNAPSEGIAKIFCTHPNKSHEHLVPFEDELNALFGEKLNVAFSTPWCLEVMAAEVSKGDALQAVAQSIDLELENCIAFGDGMNDVELLSMAGKGLVMGTSHEKVLKALPDNEVIGSNADDAVAHYLEKHLL
- a CDS encoding EVE domain-containing protein is translated as MAYWLFKTEPDTFSIQTLRVQKTSCWEGVRNYQARNMMRDDVKLGDLVMIYHSSCKKVGVAGIAKVTREAYPDHFQFDPESDYYDAKSSPDNPRWIMVDVEFVRVTERLIPLATLKAMPELTEMPLVKRGNRLSIMPVTEQEWQAILGKEVLGSR
- a CDS encoding COG3650 family protein — translated: MKVMKNPVTWLVAFALQGCVTAPDTPQQPELPPATLDEPLSIQPQTFIMRGQVVVGHESRTFTPCGSQQQYWLDLSPELALEAQGLATRPYQALYGELIGHLTVPSQTGYNADFTARFVVDQVNVLTAENPDRCDQPLRATRAFGNEPYWSATFDKDQLKYTKMGEEPQRLNIESSRTTPSTRDYQLKGNQAQGELNLKKESCSDGMSDSIYGWHTKLNLNDSSYNGCAMVANQDPTLDWSGLYFASSTQNTGFSINLELNDDHSAITTYSYSNGDPSIIEQGFWQQLNQNQVQVVMTRHQQQYLISERIFTLDNGKLVAEKEKVGNVVYPIANGGLVLFEAKSEQAQVNTTTNVDLTAKQVNSSDQLDQKVDQAIREYFKINNTAPDNTKYRWLTYDLNGDGKEELFAQLDWCGSGGCTLLIFENHQNNWRFNSRVTLVKGDIRLGKSQNHGWQDLIFNVSGGGATPAKHTLSYTGVSYPLNPSVAPVADDADISDVVLFADGISPAQSGVKL